TTGGAATACGACCAAGAATAAGGATTATTTATTTTATTAGACTCTTTTTTGTATTCCGATAAGTTGTCTTTAATGTAACAAATATATCTTGAAAGCTGATTAAGTTTGCTTTTCCAACTATCTCCTTTATAAAGGGGTAAAATATGATTTTCGATAATTTCATAACACGAAGCATTTTGAACGCCCAATTTTTTGAGAAATTCTGTTACAGCAACCTTAGAAGTTGACTCTAAAAGCGTTCTTTTAATAAATTGCAGTTCAAAACTATATTCTCCAACATTATTAAATGGAAAAAATATTGATGTCTCAGCAGTTGAAGCTAATTTGTTATGTTCTTCTAACCGAATAATTTTTAATTTCTTAATTCTTGGTAAATCAGAGTAATCGTTTAAATTACAATTTTTTAAATAACTATAGAGTTGTACAAACCAATTATCACTTTGTTTCTGTAACCATTCATTATTCTGTAAACACTGCAATAAATCATCAAAGCTAAATTTTTTAACTCCAAGAGATTCGAGAATAGAGGTTTTAGCCTTAACTTCAGTGTGGATATACTCTTTCTTGAGTAATTGTTGCAAATCAGCATTAGAAATTAACTTCCTAATTTGCTCATCTACCTGCACAACATGAGAGGGAATCTGCCATTTTCCTGATTCAGTTAAAATACATTCACTAGTTTTTAGTTTATTGTGAATCTCGCTAACTACAGGAATAAAAAACTCATCCTTAATTTCGCTATTTAGTGGAATATAGTTATAATAGGTTTTTTGCAGATTACTATCTTGTTTAAATTCCTCTACAGCTAGTAAAAATGTAGTTGCAATGTTATCTCTGATCCATTTATTCCATTGTGTATCTTTATGAATATCTTCCCGGTTAGCTGGAACTAGAAAATCAGCTTGAATCAGAAACTTAAATCCGTAGCTGCGAGTAGGAAGAAAAGCAAAAACTTTTTGTTCTAATCTTGTATCTGCTGAACCATCCTCTTGCAAGCTAAACGCAAGAATTAGCTCAGTATATTTAACGTTTTCTCTTTTTGATTCCTGAATATTTTCCGGTACAATTAAATTCTTTTTAAGCAAATTATAACAATGTTTATTCTTTATTACTTCTCTGGTTTTTTCTGTCTCTATATTTCCATTTTTATTTAAATATTTTTTTATTATCAGTTCCCTAGTTTCTTCTATCTCTATATTTCCATTTTTATCTAAGCGTGTGATTTGATGAGATTCATTATTAACTTTATTCTCGATTTTTACAGTTTTAAGTTGGCGGAGAAAGAGAATTAATGTATGTTCAACTTCACCTAACTTACCTAACTCATCTTTAGCTGATTCTCGAAGTGGTAAAATAATATTGGTTAAAGTTGAATCAACATATTTAGGAATTGCTTCAATCCAGTAAGGAGTAACAAATCCCAGTTGATTCTCATTATCTTGGCGCTTAAAATGGAACTGAAATCCATTGGAAAAGATTTGAGGTTCATCACTGATACGGAATACCGATTTAAATCCTATTCCTTTTTCACCAATGTATCCTTCTACCTTAGTTTTTGTACTACGTCCTACATTACAGATTGCTCTGACATTATCCTCACTAAATCCAAGCTCATTGTTTTGAACAATAATTTTTTGCGGTTCTATTGTCAAGTTTAGTGTAGGAATTACTCCACTTTGATACTGGTTATCATCTGCATTTTGAATAAGTTCTAAAACAAAATGAGTTTCTTTAGAATAAAGGTCTACTGAAAGTCGTTCAAGTGCGCTGTTTAAACTTCTTCTGAAGCTGTCAATAACTCCTTGAGCGGCTTGGTCAGTCTGTAAACCAATGCCATAAGTGTTTTTACGGATATCTTCAATAATCTGTTTGGGCTTAACCATTTATTGACTCTTTTGTCTAATTTCTGATACAAAGCTCAAAATTTCCCTTGGGCTGGAGATAAATTCGTGCAATCTCCCAACTTAAATACTACTATAGCAATCCGATTTGATTTCTGAATCACTCGTAGAGGTAAGGGACTGGGGACTGGGGACTGGGGACTGGGAAGAAGGAATAAAGGTGTACTGAGTTTTGTTCTTAAATCAAATATGAGTCCTATATACGCAAATGATGTATTCCAGAGCAGAAAGTACTGAGTAAGGATTTGAGTCCACAAAGCGTGGACTTACGCTATTAGCCTGCGAAATAAATTTCTTGGCGGGATATTGGGTAGGTGCAAGATGTGAGCGCCCAAGGGGCGCGATTAACGCTCCCGCAAAATATGAAACAAGCACATTTTTATGATATTCCTCAAAGCCATACTGTATAAGGGTTATAAGATGTGCAAGTTAGGAGTAGATAACCACAAGAGTGCAAGTTTATAGAGAATTGGTATAACCAACATTGGTTATAAAAACAGAGGCTATCCATAATCGCCAATCTCTAGTTTTTTTATCTTTTGAATTTTAGCTTCAATTGCAATTCATCTTTAATACGGTTGAGAATTGAAGTTTCATCAAGGGTTGCCAAAATTCGACTGATAACTGCTTTTGGGCCATCAGGCCCCCAGGTTGCTCCATTGGCTAAATAAACTTTAGTAATTTGTCCAATACCATAAGAAGAAACACCAGCTACGCCTGCTTGAGTCACAGCCACCGATATATAGGGGCCGAGGGTAGCACCTGCTGTAGCTGATGCAGACAGACCAAGTAAAGTTTTTAGCCCACTCAAACCCAAGTTCGCCAGCAGTTCACTAGCACCAATACCACCCATACTCAGAGCTATTTTTTGCAGTAATTGTAGGGCACCGGTTTCGTTGATGGGTATGCCATAGAGTTTAGATAAACCTAAAATTAGGACAATATCAATTACAACACTACTAAGTATATCTACCACAGTAACAGGATTGAGAGCGATCGCCACTGCTTTGGTCATCACAGCCTTCCAAATCAACTGATTGGCATTCTGTTCCCGAATCATCAGCTTGCGCTCTACCAATTGCTGATTTACGGTATCAGCATAAAGCATAGTATTGAGGGCAACTAAAGCTTTACCTTCACGGTGCAGAATCTCCAAAATTTTCAGCTTCAGTTCATCGACTTGGGCATTACCTGTACGTAACTGCACACCCCTAGTACCATCGGCGCGAAGAATCGCCGTTTTTACAAGTGGTGATGCCGCCGCCATGACAATTTCTAGGGGCGTGAGTAACTCCCGCACTCTTTCATCCCGGATTTTATGGTAAATTGCCATCCGGTCTGCTTCTGGATACTGGTCTACTTTGTTAAATACCAGGATGATGGGTTTACCTGCTTGGCGCAACTGTGAAAGCGCCTCATGTTCTACTTTCGTCATATCGCCAGCAATCACAAACAAAATTAAATCTGCCTGTTTTGCCACTTGTTCAGCTAATGCTGCACGAGTATCACCATCTACTTCATCTAACCCAGGAGTATCAATTAATTCCACCTGAGATTGACCGACACTAGGCAGAGTCACCCGCAAAGCACGTTCTGTTTGCCCAATAGCCTCTTCGCTAATAGTCCAATTGACTCGTTGTGCAGCACGGGTGACACCATGCAAAGGCCCAGTTTCAAACACCGTTTCCCCAACTAAAGCATTAAGCAGGGAAGACTTGCCGCGTCCCACCATACCAAAAGCAGCAATTTGCACCACCATACGGTCTAATTTTCCCAGCATGGTTGACAAATCAGTAATTTCCGCTTCTAAGCCGTATTTTTCCTGAGGTGTGAGGTCAAGGTTAGCTACTAAGTTCCGCAGCGCTGTTTGTGCTTGTTTATAGTTGAGTTCTTTCTGAATGTCTTCAAAGCTGAAAATGGCACTATCCAGTTCTTCCTCCCAATTGAGACAATTGGCATCAGTGTTAGCTGAATCACTGTGATGAGGATCAGGCAAGGGCAATGTCGAAGTCATATCAATATGAAATTTAAGATTCGGGATTTGAGTTGACCCCATTTCTTATCGTAGTTATTTTTAGCAGCACAGGAGGCAAAGTAAATGTCACTCCTGAAAATGCGATCGCCTTGTTCCTGCGGCTGATGTTCATTCCTGGTACTTTATATACTGCAACAAAAATAATTGGTTACTGCTTTGAGACTTGAAAAAGCTCAAAGCACAAAGCCTCAACAACTAAGGTTGAGGCTTTGTTTGATACTGATTCTTTTGAAAGGTTCTTGATTCCAGCGTTACACAGGCAAAGTATTGTGATGCTTTTTGCCTACTTGTTGGGCTTTATTGACCACTTGTGTGTCTTCTGCCTCTGTCCAATCTTTTAACCAATCACCATCAACATCTTCAACATGCTGACAAATCCCATCTACACCAAAAATTTTTGTACTCTTCCTCAAAGCCCTAACTCTCTGAAGGGCTTCTCTAGCTTTACTGATTTTTTGTTCTCTCAGAATCTCTAATTGGGTTGGCATATCGACCTTTACCAATTACTTAATGTTATATTCACGAACGCATCAGAAGCGCGGATTTCTTTTTGGCTATCCAACGCTTAATTTCATCCAGCCTCGCTGCCAGATTGGGAAAATCAGATTGAGCTTCCTCAATCAGTTTACTTAACTCAAGCCTAATATCTTCTGGATTTCGCACACTGCTTTAGTTAAAAATATTACCAGCCTTCCAGAAATAATATCAAAAATAGCGAACCTCAACCCCAATCATTGCTAAAGCACTGTTTAAACTATTGATGGGCGAGCAGTGTCATAAAAAGTAGTAGAGTGAAAAATGCATCTAGTAGCGTTAGAAACTTGACTAAATCACCTGTGCGGAAAATCGTTATTGCTGGTAACTGGAAAATGTTCAAAACCCAGGCAGAATCCGAAGAGTTTTTACGCGGATTTCTGCCCCACTTAGAGGAAACCCCTGAAGGGCGAGAAGTATTATTGTGCCCTCCTTTCACTGACCTCAGCGTTTTGTCGAGGAATTTACATGGTAGCCGTGTACAACTGGGGGCACAGAATGTTCACTGGGAAGAATTTGGAGCCTATACAGGTGAAATTTCTGGCCCCATGCTGACAGAAATTGGTGTACGTTATGTAATTGTCGGTCATAGCGAACGACGACAATACTTTGGTGAAACGGACGCCACCGTTAATCTGCGCCTAAAAGCTGCTCAAAGGTTTGGTCTTACCCCGATTCTCTGTGTAGGGGAAACTAAACAACAACGTGATGCTGGGGAAACTGAATCACTAATTACCACCCAGCTGGATAAAGGCCTGGTGGATGTCGATCAGACAAATTTAGTGATTGCCTACGAACCAATTTGGGCAATTGGCACTGGTGACACCTGTGAAACCACGGAGGCAAATCGAGTAATTGGATTAATTCGCAATCAGTTGAAGAATCCCAATGTATCAATTCAATATGGTGGCTCAGTCAAGCCAAATAATATTGATGAGATTATGGCTCAGCCAGAAATTGATGGTGTACTTGTGGGAGGAGCGAGTCTGGAACCTGCAAGTTTCGCCCGAATTGTGAACTATAACTATCAGTAAAATTGGGCATTGGGCATGGGGAATTGGTAATTGGTAATTGGGAATTGGTAATTGGTAATTGGTAATTGGGAATTGGTATTCTCCCCATCTCCCATCTCCCCTGCTCCCCATCTCCCCATCTCCCCTGCTCCCCTGCTCCCCTTTCACTTTCTATCTACCAAGAAGTTGCTGTATGTCTAGCAAGTTGATAATTCGGGGACGCTGTTTCGAGTGGGGACAGCGTACTTACCTAATGGGAGTTTTAAATGTGACTCCTGACAGCTTTAGTGATGGTGGCGAGTTTAATTCTACCTCTACTGCTTTAGCTCACGCTGAAGCACTGGTGGCTGCTGGTGCTGACATTATCGATGTGGGTGGTCAATCAACTCGGCCAGGGGCAGAACAAATCACTCTTGCAGAAGAACTTGACCGGGTGCTAACAGTCTTACAGGTGGTACGAGAAAAAATTTCAGTACCGATTTCTGTGGATACAACCAGGGCGGCTGTGGCAAAGGCATCTGTAGAAGCTGGAGCAGATATTATTAATGATATTTCTGGGGGTACATTTGACTCAGATATGTTGCCAACGGTGGCAAGTTTGGATGTGCCGATTATATTGATGCATATCCGGGGAACGCCGCTGACGATGCAACAAATGTCTGATTATCAGGATTTAATGGGGGAAATTTCTAGTTTCTTGGCAAAGCAAATAACAGCAGCGATCGCTTTTGGCATTGACCTTGAGAAAATCATCATTGACCCAGGTATTGGTTTTGCTAAGAACTATGAGCAAAATTTAGAAATTTTTCGCCGCTTGCCCTCATTGAAGGCGCTCAACTGCCCTATTTTAGTTGGAGCATCCCGTAAAAGTTTCATTGGTCGGATTTTAAACCAACCAGAGCCAAAAGCACGAGTTTGGGGAACGGCAGCAGCCTGTTGTGCTGCTATTTTTCATGGGGCAGATATACTACGAGTTCATGATGTTAAAGAAATGCGCGATGTTTCGCTGGTTGCTGATGCACTGTTTCGACAGTCTCCACAATGTGAGTGATTTGAGATTTTGGATTACTCTTAGCAAAAGGTTGTTACAGCAATCTCCACCAAAACTACATTCGAGTAAATTTAGATGGTTTTAAAGCCAAAACCTTAACTTCACTCTAGATGCCAAAAAGGTTCTGTGAACTAAGTGGCAGTGATTGAAAGCTATGTCTGAATATATTTGACTATACAGAACCGCTGATTAACCCTTCTCAGAGCCATTGTTCTCAATTTCATGGCTTGCTGCCTCGCCTACCATCTGATCTAATGCTCCCTCTGTTAATGCTGGATTGAGAAAGACTATCTTAGCATTAGGACTAGCACCAAGTTTTTGGCTAGCTTCTACTTGTTCTTGAGCCACAAGATACTTGAGAATTTCCTTTGTTTCTGGCTTGGCAGTTATAGCTTCAGAAAGTATGCGAATAGATTCCTTTGTTGCTTCTGCTCGCTTAATAGCAGCTTGCCGTTCTCCTTCTGCTGTAGTAACAGCTGCTTGTTTTCTGATTTCAGCTGATTGCTGTTCTGCCATAGACTTTTGCACGCTTTCAGGAGGTGTAATGCTCTCAATATCCACTCGGTTAATCTGAACTCCCCATTCTGCACTTGTATTGTTCAAAACCCGTAATAGCGATTGGTTCACCTCGTTTCTAGAGGCAATAGTTTGGGCTAGAGTTCTATCGGCAATGTTGGCACGGAGTTCAACTTGAGCCAAGCTTGCCAATGCTTGCTGAATATCATCAATTTTGTAAAAACTTTTTTCCATACTGGTGATTCGCCAGTTGACGACGGCATCAACTTCCAGGTAGACGTTATCTTTGGTAATCACGTTCTGGGGCTTAATGTCTAAAATCTGTTCCCGTGTAGTATCTTCCATGACAATGGAATCAACCAGGGGGACTATGAAGTTAAGACCTGGCGTCAGTTTGCGATGATACCGCCCTAAACGTTCGACTAAAGCTTCATTTCCTTCATTAATAATTTTTGCTGAACCTAAGGCATAGCCTAGAAGGGCTAAGACAATGGCAATTAATGGTTCCATATATGCTCCTATTTGTTTACCTTTTAGGGGAATTTTAGTTATTGGACATAGTACTACCTTGTCCTAACTTTAAGTCTAATGTTTCGAGTCTGTAATTTTATAAACATAACAGCGATATGTGACGACAAGATGCTAGGGGTCTTGTGCATCTTGTACAGGCTAGAATATTTGGCAGAACGCGATCGTTATTAAAGCACTTTGATTACATACTGGCAAGGACTAGTTTTGTAATTAACTTGACTCACACTACCTGTGATATCATGTTCCATTAAACAGAAGTCAATTGCGTTGGCGGAACGCCTGAGCGCAGGGTACGAAGTGAAGCAATTCCAGAACCTTTGCGATTGCTTCACTTCGTTGCGATGGCTGCGGACATATCATAAGTAATTTAGCGAACATGATATGACTCTCCACTGGTGGTATTTGTGGAGCAGCAGTTTTTGATTGAGAATACCCAAGTAGCGATGGCTACGCCAACGCCTTCGGCGAACGCAGATTTCGCTCTCAGCAATTATTGTGTCTTTAGCTAACTGAATAATATATTATTGTAAAGTTGGGAAACAAAACATTGTTTTGTCTGTGATGCGATTATTTTATATAACGGCCGACATTAGCGGTGCAAAATCCTACAGCCAAAACGCTATCGGTAGGTTTAAAATTTTCTCATAAGTGAGAATTCTCAGCTTTTTGCAAACAGGGGGTAGGGAGGATTGACCAACGCCCCCTGTTTGTTACTTCATCTATATACCGAACAACCTCAAAACATTCAAGAGCGTGCCTAGAGGCCCTGAAATCAGGCTTAAACCATCACTAGTCTTAGCTACACCAGAGCGGCTAACTAGTACAACATCGTTATTGCGGAGTATAGGATTAGTTTGCTCGTTAATTCCTTGAGAAAAATCAACTTTTACTTCACGTTTTGTAACAGAGCCATTGGGGTTAAGGCGAATCAAATCTACAGTAGCTCTGCTAGCTCTAGCATCGTTGAATCCGCCAGCAGCGAGCAATGCTTGGTTTAAAGAGCTATTGGGTCGAATATCTATGGCTCCTGGTCTTTTGACCTCACCTACTACACCAACCTGAATGGTGTTAGGAGACAAAGTAGTGCTAGCTAATTGAGTAGCTTCTGCTGGGTTGATTTCTGTTGCGGTAGGAACAACAATCGTATCTCCGTCTTGTAAAACTATGTCTTGATTAACATCACCACTCTGCAATAATTGCCAGAGATTGATATCTACTGTTTGTTCTGTACCGATTCTTGTAGGTCGCCGTAGCTTGAGATTACGAATATCAGCTTGTGATGTAATTCCCCCAGCTAGTTGAATTGCGCGCGTTAAAGTTGGCAGCCCACTACCAGCGGCTCCACCTGTTTGCCCTGTACCAGCTGTGGTAGCACCTGCGGTGACAAGATATGAGCCGGGACGATTAACTTCACCAATGATTGCCACTGTGCGGGGTGTATTTGGATCTGCGGCAAAGTTCGCTGCAAATAAATTGCGTGCTTCTGCGATGTTCAAGGCAGAGGCAGTTGGCACAAGAATGGTGTCTCCATCTCTTAAGGTGATATCTTGTGCTGTATTACCTGTTTGAACAATTTCTTTTAAATTGATAGTCACAACTTGCTCAGAATCGCGTCCTGTCTTACGCTTTAATTGAACTTGAGATACATCTGCTGCCAAAGTAACCCCCTGAGCTG
Above is a window of Nostoc sp. UHCC 0702 DNA encoding:
- a CDS encoding triose-phosphate isomerase; its protein translation is MRKIVIAGNWKMFKTQAESEEFLRGFLPHLEETPEGREVLLCPPFTDLSVLSRNLHGSRVQLGAQNVHWEEFGAYTGEISGPMLTEIGVRYVIVGHSERRQYFGETDATVNLRLKAAQRFGLTPILCVGETKQQRDAGETESLITTQLDKGLVDVDQTNLVIAYEPIWAIGTGDTCETTEANRVIGLIRNQLKNPNVSIQYGGSVKPNNIDEIMAQPEIDGVLVGGASLEPASFARIVNYNYQ
- the folP gene encoding dihydropteroate synthase gives rise to the protein MSSKLIIRGRCFEWGQRTYLMGVLNVTPDSFSDGGEFNSTSTALAHAEALVAAGADIIDVGGQSTRPGAEQITLAEELDRVLTVLQVVREKISVPISVDTTRAAVAKASVEAGADIINDISGGTFDSDMLPTVASLDVPIILMHIRGTPLTMQQMSDYQDLMGEISSFLAKQITAAIAFGIDLEKIIIDPGIGFAKNYEQNLEIFRRLPSLKALNCPILVGASRKSFIGRILNQPEPKARVWGTAAACCAAIFHGADILRVHDVKEMRDVSLVADALFRQSPQCE
- a CDS encoding SLBB domain-containing protein, which translates into the protein MLNTGLLKFLTQSVAGVALLTAFNAAVPFASLAQGQPVIPNRQPVIPNRQPVIPNRQPVVPNTQELPTITQPISPNTQINTNYLLGGGDLIRVNVFEVPEYTGEYQIPPGGAINLPLIGSIPVLGLTTEQAADEITRRYARFLKRPLISVNLLSPRPINVLVAGEVTRPGSYTLSLQGGAGNNPGVQYPTVLAALTTAQGVTLAADVSQVQLKRKTGRDSEQVVTINLKEIVQTGNTAQDITLRDGDTILVPTASALNIAEARNLFAANFAADPNTPRTVAIIGEVNRPGSYLVTAGATTAGTGQTGGAAGSGLPTLTRAIQLAGGITSQADIRNLKLRRPTRIGTEQTVDINLWQLLQSGDVNQDIVLQDGDTIVVPTATEINPAEATQLASTTLSPNTIQVGVVGEVKRPGAIDIRPNSSLNQALLAAGGFNDARASRATVDLIRLNPNGSVTKREVKVDFSQGINEQTNPILRNNDVVLVSRSGVAKTSDGLSLISGPLGTLLNVLRLFGI
- a CDS encoding GTP-binding protein → MTSTLPLPDPHHSDSANTDANCLNWEEELDSAIFSFEDIQKELNYKQAQTALRNLVANLDLTPQEKYGLEAEITDLSTMLGKLDRMVVQIAAFGMVGRGKSSLLNALVGETVFETGPLHGVTRAAQRVNWTISEEAIGQTERALRVTLPSVGQSQVELIDTPGLDEVDGDTRAALAEQVAKQADLILFVIAGDMTKVEHEALSQLRQAGKPIILVFNKVDQYPEADRMAIYHKIRDERVRELLTPLEIVMAAASPLVKTAILRADGTRGVQLRTGNAQVDELKLKILEILHREGKALVALNTMLYADTVNQQLVERKLMIREQNANQLIWKAVMTKAVAIALNPVTVVDILSSVVIDIVLILGLSKLYGIPINETGALQLLQKIALSMGGIGASELLANLGLSGLKTLLGLSASATAGATLGPYISVAVTQAGVAGVSSYGIGQITKVYLANGATWGPDGPKAVISRILATLDETSILNRIKDELQLKLKFKR
- a CDS encoding SPFH/Band 7/PHB domain protein, with the protein product MEPLIAIVLALLGYALGSAKIINEGNEALVERLGRYHRKLTPGLNFIVPLVDSIVMEDTTREQILDIKPQNVITKDNVYLEVDAVVNWRITSMEKSFYKIDDIQQALASLAQVELRANIADRTLAQTIASRNEVNQSLLRVLNNTSAEWGVQINRVDIESITPPESVQKSMAEQQSAEIRKQAAVTTAEGERQAAIKRAEATKESIRILSEAITAKPETKEILKYLVAQEQVEASQKLGASPNAKIVFLNPALTEGALDQMVGEAASHEIENNGSEKG